ATCGAGGACATCGGGGCTATCGCCCGCCGGCACAATGTTCTCTTCCACACCGACGCCGTCCAGGCGGTGGGACGGATTCCGGTGGACGTGCAGGCGGCCTGTGTCGATCTGCTGGTGATTTCGGGGCACAAGTTCGGGGGGCCGAAAGGAACGGGGACTCTTTACGTTCGCAAGGGAGTCCGCCTGTTGCCCTTGATTCATGGCGGTCACCAGGAACGGAACCGGCGGGCGGGGACCCTGAATGTCCCGGGGATCGTGGGACTCGGCGCAGCCTGCGAACTTGTGGGTGCGGAACTGATGGAATATTCCTCCCGCGTTCGCGGCTTGCGGGATCGCCTGGAGCAGGGTATCCTGCAGCGAATCCCCGACACTCAGGTCAACGGTCACCCCGAGCTGCGCCTGCCCAATACGCTGAATGTCAGTTTCGCCTATATCGAGGGTGAAGCCGTGCTGCTCTTTCTCGACATGAAGGGGATCGCCGCCTCCACCGGATCGGCCTGCACCTCCGACACCTTCGGCCAGTCCCATGTCATCGCGGCGATGGGCATCGACCCGATGATGGCCAATTCCAATGTCCGTTTCGGCCTCGGCCCCGACACGACCGCCGAGGACGTCGATTACGTCCTTGAAATTCTTCCCGAAATCGTGCAGAAACTGCGGGATATGAGCCCCTTCTACCATGAACGGAAAAAGGGCAAGGAACAGGCCATGCAATCCGCTTCCCAGGACGCGGTTGTTTCCATAAAAAACATGTAAAGGAGCAGTGCAATGTATACCGACAAGGTGATCGATCACTTTACCAATCCCCGCAACGTCGGGGAAATCGAGAATGCAGACGGGGTGGGCGAAAAGGTCAGCAGTTCCTGTGGTGACCGCATGAAAGTTTTTCTCAAGGTCGAGGAAGGGATCATCCGCGACATCAAGTTCCAGACCTACGGCTGCGGTGCCGCCATCGCTTCCTCTTCCATGATGACCGAACTGGTCATCGGCAAGACCCTCGAGGAGGCCCTGGCCCTGACCAACGACCAGGTGGCAGAGGCTCTGGACGGCCTGCCCGCGCCCAAGCTGCACTGTTCCAACCTGGCGGCCGATGCATTGCACGAGGCCATCAGGAACTACCGGGACAACCAGGGCTGAATTCGGGCCGATATGCTTTAAAGAATGGCAGAAGGCCACCTGGATTTCGGGTGGCTTTTT
The genomic region above belongs to Syntrophotaleaceae bacterium and contains:
- the nifU gene encoding Fe-S cluster assembly scaffold protein NifU — encoded protein: MYTDKVIDHFTNPRNVGEIENADGVGEKVSSSCGDRMKVFLKVEEGIIRDIKFQTYGCGAAIASSSMMTELVIGKTLEEALALTNDQVAEALDGLPAPKLHCSNLAADALHEAIRNYRDNQG
- the nifS gene encoding cysteine desulfurase NifS — translated: MKQIYMDNNATTAVREPVLEAMLPFYREQFGNPASIHWAGRAVEAAVQKAREQVARLINGQPEDIVFTSCGSEGNSLALAGVCELLMDKGNHIITTAVEHPSVLATCKFLEKKGFEITILPVDGQGMLDPAQVEAAITERTVLISVMWANNETGTLFPIEDIGAIARRHNVLFHTDAVQAVGRIPVDVQAACVDLLVISGHKFGGPKGTGTLYVRKGVRLLPLIHGGHQERNRRAGTLNVPGIVGLGAACELVGAELMEYSSRVRGLRDRLEQGILQRIPDTQVNGHPELRLPNTLNVSFAYIEGEAVLLFLDMKGIAASTGSACTSDTFGQSHVIAAMGIDPMMANSNVRFGLGPDTTAEDVDYVLEILPEIVQKLRDMSPFYHERKKGKEQAMQSASQDAVVSIKNM